One window of Nicotiana tomentosiformis chromosome 11, ASM39032v3, whole genome shotgun sequence genomic DNA carries:
- the LOC138901400 gene encoding uncharacterized protein, whose protein sequence is MWEDSCEEGSPPAGWGEFLDAFIDPFLPAETKAACAMEFEMLKQGSKNGWEYHMEFVRLSKYVVHMIPTMLARVRRFVQGLSSLVINEAATAALNSDMNYGKMVAFAQATEARKLKFRMEWESSSRARSAGNLWDSFGGGRSAFRGGSSG, encoded by the coding sequence atgtgggaggattcctgtgaggaggggagccctccggcgggATGGGGTGAGTTCTTGGATGCCTTCATAGACCCTTTCCTGCCTGCAGAGACTAAGGCAGCCTGTGCTATGGAGTTTGAGATGCTTAAACAGGGTAGTAAGAATGgatgggagtatcacatggagttcgtgcgcctgtcaaagtatgttgttcatatgataCCGACTATGTTGGCTAGggtgcgtcgatttgtgcagggccttagctctttagttattaatgaggctgccacagctgctctaaattctgacatgaactatggaaagatggtggcatttgcccaaGCTACGGAGGCTCGAAAGTTAAAGTTCAGGATGGAATgggaaagtagtagtagggcccgatcagcgggcaacctttgggattcattcggaggtggtagatcagcttttcggggaggatcatcagggtag
- the LOC138901401 gene encoding uncharacterized protein codes for MGSLAHLEACQRPLAREVRQLASLGVHLSDSNEGGVIVRNRVESSFVIQVKEKQYNDPVLMQLKKGIHIHKTTAFSLGMVDGTLRYQGRLCVPNVDGLRKRIMAGAHTSRYSVKAKHQRPGGLAQSIEIPIWKWEMINIDFVVNISTTFHPRTDRKVERTIQMLEYMLRACVLDLKGSWDDHWPFIEFAYNNSFYASIQMAPFEALYGRRCRLPMGWFEVGEAELIGQDLVHQAMEKVKIIKELLKTAQSRQKSYSDVRRRDLEFEEDDWVVGDPSAIVPVETIEISEELSYEEIPVVILDRHV; via the exons atgggtagtttggctcacttggaggcgtgtcaaaggcccttggcccgggaggttcgccagttggctagtttaggagttcATCTTTCAGACTCTAAcgaagggggagtgattgtgcggaatagggTGGAATCATCGTTTGTGATtcaggtcaaggagaagcaatacaatgatccagtaTTGATGCAGCTGAAAAAAGGGATTCATATACATAAGACTAcagctttttctcttggcatggttgacggtacattacggtaccaaggacgactatgtgttccaaacgtagatggtcttcgAAAAAGGATCATGGCAGgagctcatacttctagatattcc GTAAAGGCCAAGCatcaaaggcctggtgggttagcacagagcatagaaattccaatttggaaatgggaaatgatcaatatagactttgtg gtaaataTTAGCACGACATTTCATCCTCGGACTGACAGGAaagtagagcggactattcagatgcttgagtacatgttgcgtgcttgtgtacTTGACttgaagggtagctgggatgatcattggccgttcatagaatttgcttataacaacagcttctatgccagtattcagatggcgccatttgaggccttgtatggtagaagatgtagattgCCGATggggtggttcgaggttggagaagctgaactaataggacaagaccttgtgcatcaggctatggaaaaggttaagatcataaaagagctATTGAAAACTGCTCaaagtcgtcaaaaatcctactcggatgttcgtcgtagagacttagagttcgaggaagatgattgg gtagttggagatccgtctgctatcgtgccggttgagaccatcgagatTAGTGAAGAACTatcatatgaagagattccagttgttATTCTTGATAGGCATgtctga